One Pirellulales bacterium genomic region harbors:
- the cyaB gene encoding class IV adenylate cyclase, with the protein MRFEVEQKFPISDLAEIERHLTELGATIEAPVEQADLYYAHPVRDFAQTDEALRIRRVGEQNFITYKGSKIDPTTKTRREIELPLASGAEGAATWAELLEALGFRPVIEVRKRRRSATFNWQGQRVEAALDEVEPLGSFVELEIDADEAEVQHAKACLASLAEELKLGKGERRSYLELLLGKTKPPSAVG; encoded by the coding sequence ATGCGATTCGAAGTCGAACAAAAGTTCCCGATATCCGATCTGGCCGAGATCGAGCGTCATCTGACTGAGTTGGGGGCGACGATCGAGGCGCCAGTCGAGCAGGCCGATCTCTATTACGCTCATCCGGTGCGCGACTTCGCCCAGACGGACGAAGCGCTGCGGATTCGCCGCGTCGGCGAGCAGAACTTCATCACGTACAAAGGCTCGAAGATCGATCCGACCACGAAAACTCGCCGCGAAATCGAGCTGCCGTTGGCCTCGGGCGCGGAGGGGGCGGCGACCTGGGCCGAATTGCTCGAAGCGCTCGGGTTCCGGCCGGTGATCGAGGTTCGCAAACGCCGCCGCTCCGCAACGTTCAATTGGCAAGGACAACGTGTGGAAGCGGCCTTGGACGAGGTCGAGCCGCTGGGGAGTTTCGTCGAACTGGAAATTGATGCCGACGAGGCCGAAGTTCAGCACGCCAAGGCTTGCCTCGCGTCGTTGGCCGAGGAGCTTAAGCTCGGCAAAGGCGAACGGCGCAGCTATCTGGAATTGCTGCTCGGCAAAACGAAGCCCCCTTCGGCCGTCGGCTGA
- a CDS encoding TlpA family protein disulfide reductase, protein MATNPDSVPSDRPKPETSHKRGNLAAWLVFFAAAIAVGIVFEMSGGEEMGVRHPAVGHRLPHLELKPLTGNGKAVTLADLDGKVTLIDYWGTWCPPCAEEFPHIATLAAKYRDRPDFSVLAVSCGGRSAERFDEIAVETEAFLQSFKIDMPTYKDPGGFSRRGVDMVAGFAGYPTTIVLDRQGVIRGMWVGYRQGYERQIEKLVGELLETPATPAGK, encoded by the coding sequence GTGGCAACTAACCCAGATTCCGTCCCGTCCGATCGCCCGAAACCGGAAACGAGCCACAAGCGTGGGAATCTGGCCGCTTGGCTCGTCTTCTTTGCTGCTGCAATCGCCGTCGGGATCGTGTTCGAGATGTCGGGTGGGGAAGAGATGGGGGTCCGTCATCCGGCGGTCGGACACCGGCTGCCGCATCTGGAATTGAAGCCGCTCACCGGCAATGGCAAGGCGGTGACGCTGGCCGATCTCGATGGCAAAGTGACGCTGATCGACTACTGGGGAACCTGGTGTCCGCCCTGTGCCGAAGAATTCCCGCACATTGCAACGTTGGCAGCAAAATACCGCGACCGGCCCGATTTCAGCGTGCTGGCAGTCTCCTGCGGCGGCCGAAGCGCGGAACGGTTCGACGAGATCGCTGTCGAAACGGAAGCCTTCCTCCAGAGCTTCAAGATCGACATGCCGACCTACAAGGACCCCGGCGGCTTCAGCCGGCGCGGCGTCGACATGGTTGCCGGTTTTGCCGGGTATCCGACCACGATCGTGCTCGATCGCCAGGGTGTCATCCGCGGCATGTGGGTTGGATATCGGCAGGGTTATGAACGGCAGATCGAGAAGTTAGTCGGGGAATTGCTGGAGACGCCAGCGACGCCGGCCGGCAAATGA